A section of the Primulina eburnea isolate SZY01 chromosome 1, ASM2296580v1, whole genome shotgun sequence genome encodes:
- the LOC140811025 gene encoding cytokinin hydroxylase — MESSLQLLFASSLAMVASAVLFVMGRLVFSWYILPYLAYRQLMSNGFSGPKPSFPLGNLNDMKKKKKDDKIDYSISPSTSSSCKIFNDIHSTVFPYFFEWQKLFGKVFVYWLGTEPFLYIADPEFLKNMSADIKGKSWGKPRVFKHDREPMFGNGLIMVEGEDWVRHRHNITPAFTPGNLKAMAGLMVESANSMLDRWVALIDSGHPEINAETEIIVTAGEIISRTSFGVSYENGREVLEKLRDVQIALFKSIRHVGVPYGKLLNPKLTQKSKKLGREIDALLLSIITERRNQPRDGQPETDLLGLLMACNTTEGRPKGALTTKELVDECKTFFFGGHETTALSLTWTLFQLALHPEWQDQLREEIREVIGDAKNIVATMLVGLKKMGWVMNEVLRLYPSAPNVQRQSRQDIRVGELLIPKGTNMWIDLVSMHHDQNLWGESVNEFKPERFKDDPIYGGCNHKMGYLPFGFGGRMCIGRNLSAMEYKIVLTLILSKFSFSLSKNYIHSPSIMLSLRPMHGLPLVFRKL, encoded by the exons ATGGAATCATCACTTCAACTTTTgtttgcttccagtcttgctaTGGTTGCGTCTGCTGTTTTGTTTGTGATGGGAAGATTGGTGTTTTCTTGGTATATTTTGCCTTATTTGGCATATAGACAGCTTATGTCGAATGGGTTTTCCGGGCCGAAACCTAGTTTCCCGTTGGGAAACTTAAACGacatgaagaagaagaagaaggatgACAAGATAGATTATTCTATCTCCCcatctacttcttcttcttgCAAGATATTCAATGATATCCACTCCACTGTGTTTCCGTACTTTTTCGAGTGGCAGAAATTATTTG GGAAAGTATTTGTTTACTGGCTGGGAACGGAACCCTTTCTTTATATTGCAGACCCTGAGTTTCTGAAGAATATGTCGGCGGATATAAAAGGTAAATCTTGGGGAAAACCAAGAGTTTTCAAGCATGACAGAGAACCCATGTTCGGCAATGGATTGATTATGGTTGAGGGCGAAGATTGGGTTCGGCACCGCCACAATATTACTCCGGCATTCACTCCGGGTAACTTGAAG GCAATGGCAGGCTTGATGGTGGAATCAGCAAATAGCATGCTGGACCGATGGGTCGCCTTAATCGACTCCGGACACCCAGAAATCAACGCCGAGACAGAAATCATCGTCACAGCTGGCGAAATAATATCCAGAACAAGCTTTGGTGTAAGCTATGAAAATGGAAGAGAAGTGTTGGAAAAATTAAGAGACGTGCAAATCGCTCTCTTCAAGTCCATCCGGCACGTTGGGGTTCCCTATGGCAAGCTCTTAAACCCTAAACTAACCCAAAAATCCAAGAAACTCGGTAGAGAAATCGATGCCCTCCTCCTGTCCATAATAACGGAACGGAGGAACCAACCACGGGATGGGCAACCTGAGACAGACCTACTCGGGCTACTAATGGCCTGTAACACAACCGAGGGCCGTCCAAAGGGCGCATTGACGaccaaagaactggtggatgaATGCAAAACTTTCTTTTTCGGCGGCCACGAGACGACTGCTTTGTCTCTGACATGGACATTGTTCCAGCTCGCCCTCCATCCCGAGTGGCAAGACCAGCTCAGGGAGGAGATCAGAGAAGTGATTGGCGATGCGAAGAATATTGTTGCCACGATGCTTGTTGGACTGAAGAAG ATGGGATGGGTGATGAACGAGGTTTTACGTCTATATCCTTCGGCACCGAATGTCCAAAGACAATCTAGGCAAGACATTCGAGTGGGCGAATTATTAATCCCGAAGGGCACGAACATGTGGATAGACCTTGTATCGATGCACCATGATCAAAATCTTTGGGGTGAGAGTGTGAATGAATTCAAGCCAGAAAGATTCAAGGACGATCCAATATATGGCGGATGCAATCACAAGATGGGATATTTGCCATTTGGTTTTGGTGGGAGAATGTGTATTGGTAGGAACTTGAGCGCCATGGAGTACAAGATTGTGCTAACCTTAATTCTGTCCAAGTTCTCATTCTCCCTATCCAAAAATTATATCCATTCTCCCTCTATTATGCTCTCACTTAGGCCTATGCATGGGTTACCTTTGGTTTTTAGAAAACTTTAA